In one window of Thermodesulfobacteriota bacterium DNA:
- a CDS encoding PD-(D/E)XK nuclease family protein, whose translation MPEYISASRINLYMQCSLKYKFRYIDKLPVSFKSSGLAFGSAVHSALDWLHRERMNGNGASLERLYKIIEADWYAQKLEMDIRFKEGEDEERLVLLAKEILGLYFHEPANEIKGAEIPFTVPVINPSTGEKLAVNLEGYMDLIEKDGTIVEFKTSQQTMSLDDVLNSIQLTAYSYAYEVLYQKPPKVLKVVNFVKNKKPKINVMETVRGKSDYQRFFYLAKQVLKGIEGQMFFPRIGFWCKDCEYEEGCRGWNNSFS comes from the coding sequence ATGCCTGAGTACATATCGGCGAGCAGGATAAATCTCTATATGCAGTGCAGCCTCAAGTACAAATTCCGGTACATAGATAAGCTGCCGGTTTCCTTCAAGTCTTCGGGCTTGGCCTTCGGGAGCGCGGTCCATTCTGCCCTTGATTGGCTGCACAGGGAAAGAATGAACGGCAACGGAGCCTCGCTGGAGCGCTTATACAAGATTATAGAGGCGGACTGGTACGCCCAGAAGCTTGAGATGGATATCCGCTTCAAGGAGGGCGAGGACGAGGAAAGGCTGGTGCTTCTGGCAAAGGAGATCCTCGGGCTCTATTTTCACGAGCCTGCAAATGAGATAAAAGGGGCTGAAATCCCCTTCACCGTCCCTGTCATCAACCCGTCCACCGGCGAAAAGCTGGCGGTCAACCTCGAAGGGTACATGGACCTTATCGAGAAGGACGGCACGATTGTGGAGTTCAAGACCTCTCAGCAGACCATGAGCCTGGATGATGTCCTAAACAGCATCCAGCTGACCGCCTATAGCTACGCCTATGAAGTCCTTTACCAGAAGCCACCAAAAGTGCTTAAGGTGGTCAATTTCGTAAAAAACAAAAAGCCCAAAATCAACGTCATGGAGACCGTACGAGGAAAATCCGATTACCAGAGATTCTTCTACCTGGCAAAACAGGTCCTAAAAGGGATTGAGGGCCAAATGTTCTTTCCCCGGATCGGGTTCTGGTGTAAGGATTGCGAGTATGAGGAGGGGTGTAGGGGGTGGAATAACAGTTTTAGTTAA
- a CDS encoding type IV secretion system DNA-binding domain-containing protein — protein MLVTNNKNSITPFAVTNYRHLRKRFGIKEQDRLGHMYVIGKTGTGKSTLLKNLIAADLRNGNGLALIDPHGDLAEDVLDLVPEERIEDVIYFNPQDLEYPTAFNLLERATPYSHYLIVSGLISVFKKVWADFWGPRLEHILRNALFTLLERPQSTLLDLPRLLTDKDFRKGVVGRINHQQVRDFWQYEFEKYSAWLKAEATAPILNKIGQFLTSVPLRSIVGQQENSFRIRKAMDEGKILIANLSKGKLGEDNAALLGALLVTRIQLAALSRANIPEKDRRPFYLYVDEFHNFITSSFTDSLSETRKYGLGLVLANQYIFQLDENIRQSIFGNVGTIISFRVGAEDAKRLALEFNGSIEERDLVSLENHHIFLKLMIDGASSEPFSAITLPPPQPIHSFKEQIIANSRAKYCRPRKEVEREILLRRTPPSTPTAQRLPL, from the coding sequence ATGCTTGTCACAAATAACAAAAACTCAATAACTCCCTTTGCTGTTACCAACTACCGGCATCTAAGAAAGAGGTTTGGAATAAAAGAGCAGGACCGGCTGGGGCATATGTATGTCATCGGGAAGACCGGCACAGGCAAATCGACGCTGTTGAAAAATCTGATCGCGGCTGATCTACGGAATGGAAACGGGCTGGCCCTGATAGACCCGCATGGCGACTTGGCCGAGGATGTTCTTGATTTAGTACCTGAGGAGCGAATCGAGGATGTGATCTACTTCAACCCGCAGGACCTGGAGTACCCTACCGCTTTCAATCTTCTTGAGAGAGCTACGCCATACAGCCATTACCTGATTGTCTCCGGACTAATCTCGGTGTTCAAAAAAGTCTGGGCTGATTTCTGGGGGCCGCGTCTTGAGCACATCCTGAGGAATGCGCTATTTACCCTTCTGGAGCGCCCTCAAAGCACGCTTTTAGACCTGCCAAGGCTTTTGACGGATAAAGATTTCAGGAAAGGCGTGGTCGGAAGGATAAACCACCAGCAGGTCAGGGACTTTTGGCAATATGAATTTGAAAAATACTCTGCCTGGCTTAAGGCCGAGGCGACCGCGCCTATACTCAATAAAATTGGGCAGTTCCTTACGAGCGTCCCCTTGAGAAGTATAGTGGGCCAACAGGAGAATTCGTTCAGGATTCGAAAAGCAATGGATGAAGGAAAAATCCTTATCGCCAATCTCTCTAAAGGCAAGCTCGGGGAGGACAACGCCGCCCTCTTGGGTGCGCTCCTGGTGACCAGGATACAGCTTGCAGCATTAAGCCGGGCCAATATACCTGAAAAGGACAGGCGGCCTTTTTACCTGTATGTGGACGAGTTCCACAATTTTATTACGAGCTCCTTTACCGACAGCCTCTCAGAGACCCGCAAGTACGGATTAGGCCTTGTGCTCGCCAACCAGTATATCTTTCAGCTCGATGAAAATATACGGCAGTCAATTTTCGGCAATGTGGGAACGATTATTTCGTTCAGGGTCGGGGCTGAGGACGCAAAAAGGCTTGCCCTGGAGTTCAATGGATCAATTGAGGAGCGCGATCTTGTGAGCCTGGAAAACCACCATATCTTTCTTAAGCTGATGATTGATGGAGCCAGCTCAGAACCCTTCAGCGCCATAACACTTCCACCTCCCCAGCCTATACACTCCTTCAAGGAGCAAATCATTGCAAATTCCAGAGCTAAATATTGCAGGCCAAGGAAAGAGGTCGAAAGGGAAATTCTATTGAGGAGGACTCCCCCAAGCACGCCAACAGCCCAGAGGCTGCCGCTTTAG
- a CDS encoding DUF932 domain-containing protein: protein MDLVELLQTLEKQHPLKWDRKLNTSVIDMKVEDGSAKLEIPGNYNLLAITKPCHQQIAERLDIPVKYYNRMEAEAPYLLAGNVNAWLTRMEKDIFVRGLGDAVRAFLSNRYRVIDHLDFLYCSLNELQANRAEIEDCHLSETEMYVKVRSHHLKDVIRHRDDLIIGGLLLTNSETGHKALRVEPRIFRVQCTNGMVIEKLTTRQVHLGNGNGGNGELDDDMVYLAIRRSIRELFGRFGEIVQSLRDSTEIKILNPQGVINNLVKHYGLNETQKENILMAFGSEPESDAYGIANAVTNAAQKEESWEGSLELEKIGGRLLALPAQGFKAFDC from the coding sequence ATGGATTTAGTCGAACTGCTTCAGACGCTCGAAAAACAGCATCCGCTTAAATGGGATAGGAAGCTCAATACCTCAGTAATCGACATGAAAGTTGAAGATGGATCAGCAAAACTGGAAATTCCCGGCAATTACAACTTGCTTGCGATCACTAAGCCGTGCCATCAACAGATAGCCGAGCGTCTTGATATTCCAGTCAAGTATTACAACCGTATGGAGGCCGAGGCTCCCTATCTTCTAGCAGGGAATGTCAATGCCTGGCTGACAAGGATGGAGAAGGATATCTTCGTACGGGGATTGGGGGATGCGGTCCGGGCTTTCTTAAGCAACCGCTACAGGGTAATAGACCATCTCGACTTCCTGTATTGCTCTTTAAACGAGCTTCAGGCAAATAGGGCTGAAATCGAAGACTGCCATCTTTCAGAAACGGAGATGTATGTCAAAGTGCGGAGCCATCATTTGAAGGACGTCATCAGGCACAGGGATGATCTTATAATCGGCGGCCTTCTCCTTACCAACTCCGAGACCGGGCACAAGGCCCTACGTGTCGAGCCGAGGATATTCCGGGTCCAATGCACAAATGGGATGGTCATAGAGAAGCTGACGACCCGCCAGGTCCACCTAGGAAACGGGAACGGTGGGAATGGAGAACTGGACGACGATATGGTCTATCTTGCAATCCGGAGGTCCATAAGGGAGCTTTTCGGGCGCTTCGGCGAGATCGTCCAATCCCTAAGGGATTCTACTGAAATCAAAATCCTGAATCCACAAGGAGTCATAAACAACCTGGTCAAGCATTACGGCTTAAACGAAACCCAGAAGGAAAACATCCTCATGGCCTTTGGCTCGGAGCCTGAATCAGATGCCTATGGCATAGCTAATGCCGTGACCAACGCAGCTCAGAAGGAGGAGAGCTGGGAAGGTAGCCTTGAGCTTGAGAAGATAGGAGGAAGGCTTTTGGCCCTGCCTGCCCAAGGGTTCAAGGCCTTTGATTGCTAA
- a CDS encoding recombinase family protein: protein MRQKKMVVAYCRVSTLEQKKRGYGIDIQIRDASLFAERNGLLVERFYKDEAVSGVKEDRKELRRLMKACKKGKVGVLILPSLDRLSREVRISENLFYEFKKLGVKVLIADIPQYNGESKDVLMRQILAAVAEENRRGIIERLRKGRQERVRKGRFPGGNLPYGYTRENKRVVINPVEAECVRLVFHLAEQGFTGQHIADELTQRGFVLRNGKPWTQRQVSRILQKERLYREGLIRYGEIEGEMENQLILADYMKEGVQLQRCSLLTKS from the coding sequence ATGCGTCAAAAGAAAATGGTCGTGGCCTATTGCAGGGTCTCGACCCTGGAGCAAAAGAAGAGGGGGTATGGGATAGACATCCAGATCAGGGATGCTTCTCTTTTTGCTGAGCGGAATGGATTGTTGGTGGAGCGATTTTACAAGGACGAGGCTGTAAGCGGGGTGAAAGAGGACAGGAAAGAGCTCCGGCGCTTGATGAAGGCCTGCAAAAAAGGCAAGGTCGGGGTCTTGATTCTTCCTTCCCTGGACCGGCTCTCAAGGGAGGTCCGGATATCCGAAAACCTCTTTTATGAATTCAAAAAGCTAGGAGTCAAGGTCCTGATCGCGGACATACCTCAGTACAATGGCGAATCCAAAGACGTTTTGATGAGGCAAATACTGGCAGCTGTGGCCGAGGAGAACAGACGAGGGATTATCGAGAGATTACGGAAGGGCCGTCAGGAGCGCGTCAGAAAAGGACGATTCCCCGGAGGCAATCTCCCTTACGGGTATACGAGAGAAAATAAACGCGTCGTCATTAATCCAGTGGAGGCCGAGTGCGTTAGATTAGTCTTCCACCTGGCTGAGCAGGGCTTTACGGGGCAGCACATTGCTGACGAGCTTACTCAAAGGGGTTTTGTCCTAAGAAATGGAAAACCCTGGACACAAAGACAGGTCTCCCGGATTCTTCAAAAAGAACGGCTCTATCGAGAGGGATTGATACGCTACGGCGAGATCGAAGGGGAAATGGAAAATCAGCTAATCTTAGCCGATTATATGAAAGAAGGGGTTCAGTTACAAAGGTGCTCACTCTTGACAAAATCCTGA